From Thermodesulfovibrionales bacterium:
GCTTTATACAGACAATAATTTTCATCTTATGCCTCCAATATTTATTTTTAAGCAAAAGATATAGCTGATGCTCTCAAGAAAAAATATTTTAACACATTGAGGGGATTCTAAACCATTTCTACTCTGTCTCTGCCCTTTTCTCTTGCCAGTCTTAATGCCCTCTCTGTAAGAAGGAGCAATTCCTCTGGTGACTGACCTTTAAATTCAGCCAGTCCTGCACTCACAGTTATCCTGCCCTTTGGCTGAATCTCTCCATGGATAAATGGATATTCACGGATCATGGTGAGAAATCTCTTTGCTATCTGCATGGCTGGTTCAGGAAGGGTATTTGTAAGGATTATGGCAAAGGTATCCTCTCCAGCCCTGCATACCACATCAGAGCTTCTCAGATTTTTCTTAAGGAGTTCTGCTATCTTTTTAAGAACAATATTTCCATAATAAATACCCTTTTTGCTAACATAATGGCTGAAATGGTCTATGTCCAGAAGGACAATGACAAGTGGTATCTTATATCTCTTTGCTCTGCTACATTCCTGTATCAGTCTCAATTGTAAGTATCTGTAATTAAAAAGACCCGTAAGTTCATCAATAAGGCCAGCTCTTCTTGGGTGAAGGAGTTCTATTTCGTTCAGATGGCTCAGCAGTTCCTTTGAACTAAGGACATCCTTTATCAGAAGCCTCTCTATTAAACCAGCAATCCTGTCATCAGCTGAGAGTTCTCTCTCCGTAAGTCCTAGAATGAGTATCTCCTTTGTAGCAGGTGTGTCCTTCAATAATTTTATAAAAGCAGCAATTCGTTCACCCATCGCAAGGTCAAGGATTGTAGCATCCGGTCTTATAAGAAGGACATCCTTTGCCGCCTCTTCGGTATCTCTATAATAATGAAATATAAAGCCCTCTGATTCTATAAGGTCTTTTAACTTTTCCCTGCACCTTTCATCCTCTGTAATAACAAAGATATTGACCGGTAATCTTCTTTTCTTGTTGAGAAGGGAGAGCTCTCCGAGTTTTTTTAGAAATACAGATTTTTCAGCAGGTTTCACAATATAATCAGTTGCACCCATAAGAAAGGCAAGCTCCCTCTCCTCAAGAATTGAATGGATGATAACAGGTATATCCGATGTCTCAGGATCACTCTTTAAAGATTGAAGAACCTCCCAGCCATCTTTCCCTGGAAGCATTATATCAAGTATGACAGCAAAAGGTTGAAGCTCTCTTGCAAGTCTGATTGCCTCTATGCCATTCCTTGCAAATTCAACCCTGTAGCCACCTTCCCTAAGGTAAATTCCAATAAGCTCTGCTGTTGAGGGTTCATCCTCTACAACAAGCACAAGGGAGGGCTTCTCTTCTTTGGCTTCTGTAAGAGTCTTTTTCTTTAAGGTCTCAACCACCTCTTCAGTGATTGCTGGCAGGTATACATAAAAACATGTTCCTTTTCCAGGCATGCTTTCAAGCTCAATATAACCTCCGTGAAGTTCTACAAGTCGCTTTGTCATAGGAAGTCCAAGACCTGTGCCTTCTGTAGCACGAGAGGGATCAAGCTGTTCAAACTCCTCAAAGACCCTCTCTTTCTGGTCCTCAGGGATTCCTATACCAGTATCCCATACTGTTATCTTAAGAAATCTCTTTGCAGAGGATACCCAGGCAAAGCGTTTAGAGATATATTCTGCCTTTACGCCAACCCTACCACCCTCTGGTGTAAATTTGACTGCATTGCTTAGGAGATTGTAGAGGATCTGCTTAAGCTTCACCCTGTCTGCAACAAAATCCTTTACCTCTGAAGATACATCTACACTGAGCTCAATAGATTTTTTCTCTGCCTGCGGTTTCATTACGAAAACAACCTCATTAATCACTTCAGGGATTGAGATGGTTTCAGAAACAAGGTTTACCTTTCCAGCCTCTATCTTTGCGAGATCAAGTATGTTGTTTACAAGATGGAGAAGATGTTTTCCTGCCTGCATGATATGCCTTACATATTTTTCTTGAGTCTCATTTATATCGCCATATGTTCTGTCAAGAATGAGTTCTGAATAACCCAGGATGGATGTAAGAGGAGTTCTTAGCTCATGACTCATGTTTGATATAAATCTTGCCTTTGCCTGATTTGCCCTTCTTAGTTCCTCATTTATTCGCTCAAGCTCTCTCGTCCTTTCAATTACCTTCTCCTCAAGCTGTTCATTTAGTTCCTGAAGCTCCTGATTCTTTCTTGCAAGTTCAGTCCTTAACCTCTTTTCCTCTGTAATATCCTTGCTGATACCAACCGTGCCAATTATATTCCCCTTTCTGTCTCTGAGCCTTGATATAGTAAGGCTTATATCAACAGGACTTCCATCCTTCCTGAGAACCTGTGTCTCGTAATTGAATAGAGCATCCCTTTCTTTAAGGATGTCGAGAATCCTATCTCTCTCTTCTGGATTAATATAGAGCTCAGAGGCCTTCCTTCCCTTAAGCTCTTCTTCTCTGTATCCCAGAATGCGCTCTCCACCTTTTGAGAATTTTACTATTTTTCCTTCATTATCAGTAGTTACTATCATGTCTTGCGATTCATCAAAAACTGCCTGAAGATAGGCAAGGGACTCATCAAGTTCATGAATCAAACGAAATTTTTCTATTGCATGGGCTGCAAAGGCAGAAAAGAGCTGAATAAGTTTTTTGTGCCTTTCGGTAAACCTCCTGGGCTTGAAGTCATTAAGATAAAGGATGCCCACCACACCGCCATCAAGAAGAAGGGGACTTGCAAGAAGTGCCCTTATTCCTTCATTTTTTATATTTGTGCCATCAAAAAGGGCATCTTCAGATATATCTTCCCACTCTACAGGTTCTCTACTGCTCAAAATAAATCTGCTTAAACCATGAGGTCTTGGCTTCCATTTCTTCTGCCTGAAAAACTCCTCGCTCAGTCCCCTGTGAGCAGCCATTACCATATATTCACCTTCTATTAAACTGATACTTCCGGCAGGTGTCTCTGTAAGGGACATGGCAGAAGAAAGGATGCTATCCAGAACTTCCTGCAGGCTCTTTGACCTCGCTATAAGTAAGGCATTTTCGTAAAGGATGGCAAGGTCCTTTTTTGACTCCTGCTGACGCCTTACTAGTTCCCAGAGAAACCAGGCGCTTGTTCCCTCTATTATCTCAACAGGATAGGGAAAGGTCTTTCTTATATAATCTGAAACATTTGGATTACCTGTGGCATTGATAATAATATGGGGATTTCTTATTGATAGTTCTTCTACAGTGGAGGCAATATAGATTCCATACTTTCTGGCAAGGTCAAGACCGGGTGCTTTTGAATCACAGTCTGCGATTCCAACTATCTTTACATCACCATTAGCAAGAAATACCTCAAGAAGGCCTGTGCCACCTCTGCCAGCACCAACAATACCGATGTTGAGCATCCCTATTTCCCCATCCTGTCCATTTCTAAGGAGGGGCACTTCAAGATGCCCCTGATGGGCATTATTTAAAATTAGCCACAGCTACTGCAACCAGAATTACATGAAGGTGCTTTACTGCCTGAAAGAATAAATCCCTGCCTCTCTCCATCATCTATGAAATCAAGGGTCATTCCACCAAGGGTCACAAAGGTCTCCCTGTCCATAAAGACCTTAAGTCCATTTTTTTCAATTACCTCATCCTCTTCGCCAGCTTTTTCATCAATATCCATTCCATAGGATGGTCCGCAGCATCCTCCATCTATTCTGAATATCCTGAGACCCCATCCAGATTTACCCTCAGCAGCAAGTACCTCCTTGATCTTCTCTGCAGCAAGTTCTGATACTGTAAACATCTTTCCTCCTTAATTTTTTCATTGCAACCAGAAAGTTGCAGTATTAAAATAACCGATTGTCCATTAAAAAAGCAACTTCTTAAAACACAAGAGCCAATCCTTTATTATCACTCTGATATAATTATTCTATGGACAGGGAGATTCAGAAAAAACTGGTCTTTATAATCTTTTTAATTGCCGGTGTTGTAATCTACGGTACAGCAGGGTATATGATTATAGAAAAGATCAATTTTCTTGATGCCCTTTATATGACTGTTATAACCCTTGCAACAGTGGGTTATAGAGAGGTAAAGGACCTCACAGCAAATGGAAAGATATTTACAATACTTCTTATAATTAGCGGTTTTGGAGTGTTTACCTATGCCCTAACAACAGGAGCAAAGATAATTATTGAAGGAGAGATAAAGGAGGCTTTTAAAAAGAGAAAGATGAAAAAGCAGATCGATTCCTTAAAAGACCATTATATCATCTGTGGATATGGGAGGATGGGAAAGATCATTGCAAAAGAGCTAAGGTCTAATAATATTCCCTTTGTTATCATTGAAAAAAATAGAGAAAATCTCCCGGCAGATGAAGAAACATTATATATTGAAGGAGATGCTACAAAGGATGATGTACTCAAAAATGCTGGTATCGAAAAGGCTAAGGGTCTCATAACAGTTCTTTCCTCTGATACAGAGAATCTTTATGTGGTTTTGAGTGCAAAAGGTCTGAATCCTGAACTTTTTATAGTTGCAAGGGCTGCTGAAGAAGGAGCAGAGATAAAATTAAAAAGAGCTGGTGCAGACAAAGTGGTATCACCCTATCATATAGGTGGACTCCGAATTGCCCATACTGTCTTAAGGCCTACTGTGGTTGACTTCCTGGAATTTGCCACAAGATCTGAACATATAGAGATACAGATTGAAGAAATACCTGTGCGGAAAGATTCCTGGCTTGCGGGAAAGACCATTGGAGAGAGTGACATAGGAAGGGGAATTGGCGCCATAATTATCGGAATCAAGAGGTCAGATGGAAGCATGAAGTTCAATCCAACATCCCAGACCAGAATTGAAGATGGTGATACGCTAATAGTCCTTGGAGAGGCTCCTCGTCTCCTCATGCTTGAAAAGATGGCTTCTTCAAGAAATATTTGATTCTATTGACTTCTGAAAATTTTTTTGAGAAAATAAATCATGAATAAAGCATCAGACAGTAAAATAGCATTTTCTTCTCAAAAATTTTTTTACATAAATGAAAAGATAGTATCAAAAGACAAAGAGAAATTAAAGTTATTAAATTCAAGCAGTAGAAACTCCTACTGCCTTTTTTATCTTAAAGATAATCTTATGAGAATCTCACTTATAATGATATTCTGCCTCTTTCTATCTTCATGCATTATAAATATATCTCTCTGGCCAGAAGAAGAACCTCTCAGAGAGCAGCTCATTGAAGGAACAGGGAAAGCAAAGATATTGCTCATACCTCTCACGGGAATGATCAGGGAAGACGGAAGGGACTCCCATGTAAGCCTGGTAAAGGAGATGCTCCAGATGGCTGAAAAGGACCCTGATATAAAAGGCCTGATTCTCAGGATTGATTCTCCTGGTGGTACAGTAAATGCATCAGATGTTATATACCATGAAATCAGAAGATTCAGGGATAAAAAGAAGATTCCTGTATATGCCTCCATCGATGGATTAGGTGCATCAGGAGCCTATTATATTGCAATGGCCTGCGACAGGGTCTATGCCACACCCTCCTCCATTACAGGAGGCATAGGAGTAATTGCAATGAAATTCAATATTGAAAAACTTATGTCAAAAATAGGTATCCAGCACGAGGTTGTAAAGTCAGGTGATAAAAAGGACTCCTGGTCACCTTTCAGACCTTCAAGTCCCGAAGAAAAAGATATATTCCAGAAGATAATAGATGAACTCCACACAAGGTTTCTTAGTGTAATTCAGGAAAACAGAAAGGAACTCATAAAATCTGAAGACCTGAAGACCCTCGCTGATGGAAGGGTTTATACAGCAGAACAGGCATTAAAGGCTAAACTCATAGATAAAATTGGTTATATGGATGACATAATAGAAGATATTAAAGAAAGGGGTATAAAAGATATAAGACTAATAAGATACTACAAACCAGGAACATACAGACCAACTGTTTATTCTGAATCAGATATAAACCTATCGCTTAATATTAATAAATTTCCAGGTCAAGATTATTTGAGATTTCTCTATCTCTGGATACCCTGAGGCAGGTATATCCTGAAAACCGCACCCTTTCCAATTTCACTCTTAACCTCTATCCTTCCTCCATGGGCCTCCAGAAGCTCCCTTACAATTGAGAGCCCGAGACCTGTGCCTTCCTCAAATCTTCTGTAAAATCTCTCAAAGATAAAGGGCATATCCTCCTCCCTGATTCCCCGACCGTTATCCTTGAACTCAATAACGACCTCTCCATCTGACCTTTCTGCCTTTATCCATATACTGCCCTTTTCCACTACAGCCTTTATAGCATTACTCAGGAGATTGATCACAATCTGGGACAGTTTTTCCGGATCTGCATAGAGATCTAATTGCTCACTACAGCTCAGCTCAATAGAGATATCCCTTTCCATTATCTTCCTTCTGTGAATGTCAATGATATTTTCAAGAAAAGGTTTGAGGTGTATTATCTCTTTTTTTAAATTTAATGCACCTGCCTGAGCCCTCGTAAACTCCTCAATAGCCTCCACAAGACCACTCAGCCTTCTTACCTCCTCGTAAACTGACCGCAGTTCATTTTGATTCACAGGAATAAGACCATCAATCATGCCCTCAAGTTCTGCCCTCATGGCACTTATGGGAGTCCTGAGTTCATGAGCAGCATTGGAGATAAGTTTTTTTCTAAGGTCCTCCTGCAGCCGGAGAGACCTTACCATGCTGTTGAATGCCTCTGCAAGGCTTGCTATCTCATCATTTCCTGAAACTGGAACTGTTATATCAAAATTTCCCCTCTTTATTTCCTGGGTAGCTGAGGATAATCTTTTTATTGGCGCTGTTAATCTTTTTGAAAAAACGATACTCAGAAAAATAGAAAGTCCACCAAAAAAAATCAAACTTATAATGAGAAAACTGTCTGTCCTTTTGATAAATATCTCCTCCCTTAAAGGCTTCATAAACCTCAGCTCCAGTATACCTATCTCCTGACCTGCAAGGAATAATGGATAGGATAGATATTCTCCGCCCCTATCTTCAATCCTTGCCAGAGCAGCCACCCTTCTCTTCATGAGCGGTGTTAATCTGTTCATAGCTTTTTCACTGTCCATGATAAGTTTTGAATCCCTGTCAAGTATCCTTATATCAAGTCCAAGAAGCAGAGCCCTGATTACATTCTGAGCAACCTCTCCTTCATCCCATCCAGAATGTCTTTCATAAGAACCTTCTATGTCAGCCATTACCCAGTAAACCCTGTCTTCAAGTTCACCCTCGAGATATTCCCGGAAATCTCCTATCATTAGTACTCTAAGGATGAAAGCGGAAAGAAGACTGACAGAGGAAAGGAGGGCAAAAATGAGAAAGAACCTGAACCACAAACCCTTAAACATCCTTCTTCCCTATGAATTTATAACCCACACCGTAGATGGTAAGAATAAAGCTTGGCCTTCTGGGATCATCACCGAGTTTCTGTCTG
This genomic window contains:
- a CDS encoding HAMP domain-containing histidine kinase — translated: MFKGLWFRFFLIFALLSSVSLLSAFILRVLMIGDFREYLEGELEDRVYWVMADIEGSYERHSGWDEGEVAQNVIRALLLGLDIRILDRDSKLIMDSEKAMNRLTPLMKRRVAALARIEDRGGEYLSYPLFLAGQEIGILELRFMKPLREEIFIKRTDSFLIISLIFFGGLSIFLSIVFSKRLTAPIKRLSSATQEIKRGNFDITVPVSGNDEIASLAEAFNSMVRSLRLQEDLRKKLISNAAHELRTPISAMRAELEGMIDGLIPVNQNELRSVYEEVRRLSGLVEAIEEFTRAQAGALNLKKEIIHLKPFLENIIDIHRRKIMERDISIELSCSEQLDLYADPEKLSQIVINLLSNAIKAVVEKGSIWIKAERSDGEVVIEFKDNGRGIREEDMPFIFERFYRRFEEGTGLGLSIVRELLEAHGGRIEVKSEIGKGAVFRIYLPQGIQR
- a CDS encoding potassium channel protein encodes the protein MDREIQKKLVFIIFLIAGVVIYGTAGYMIIEKINFLDALYMTVITLATVGYREVKDLTANGKIFTILLIISGFGVFTYALTTGAKIIIEGEIKEAFKKRKMKKQIDSLKDHYIICGYGRMGKIIAKELRSNNIPFVIIEKNRENLPADEETLYIEGDATKDDVLKNAGIEKAKGLITVLSSDTENLYVVLSAKGLNPELFIVARAAEEGAEIKLKRAGADKVVSPYHIGGLRIAHTVLRPTVVDFLEFATRSEHIEIQIEEIPVRKDSWLAGKTIGESDIGRGIGAIIIGIKRSDGSMKFNPTSQTRIEDGDTLIVLGEAPRLLMLEKMASSRNI
- a CDS encoding diguanylate cyclase; protein product: MPLLRNGQDGEIGMLNIGIVGAGRGGTGLLEVFLANGDVKIVGIADCDSKAPGLDLARKYGIYIASTVEELSIRNPHIIINATGNPNVSDYIRKTFPYPVEIIEGTSAWFLWELVRRQQESKKDLAILYENALLIARSKSLQEVLDSILSSAMSLTETPAGSISLIEGEYMVMAAHRGLSEEFFRQKKWKPRPHGLSRFILSSREPVEWEDISEDALFDGTNIKNEGIRALLASPLLLDGGVVGILYLNDFKPRRFTERHKKLIQLFSAFAAHAIEKFRLIHELDESLAYLQAVFDESQDMIVTTDNEGKIVKFSKGGERILGYREEELKGRKASELYINPEERDRILDILKERDALFNYETQVLRKDGSPVDISLTISRLRDRKGNIIGTVGISKDITEEKRLRTELARKNQELQELNEQLEEKVIERTRELERINEELRRANQAKARFISNMSHELRTPLTSILGYSELILDRTYGDINETQEKYVRHIMQAGKHLLHLVNNILDLAKIEAGKVNLVSETISIPEVINEVVFVMKPQAEKKSIELSVDVSSEVKDFVADRVKLKQILYNLLSNAVKFTPEGGRVGVKAEYISKRFAWVSSAKRFLKITVWDTGIGIPEDQKERVFEEFEQLDPSRATEGTGLGLPMTKRLVELHGGYIELESMPGKGTCFYVYLPAITEEVVETLKKKTLTEAKEEKPSLVLVVEDEPSTAELIGIYLREGGYRVEFARNGIEAIRLARELQPFAVILDIMLPGKDGWEVLQSLKSDPETSDIPVIIHSILEERELAFLMGATDYIVKPAEKSVFLKKLGELSLLNKKRRLPVNIFVITEDERCREKLKDLIESEGFIFHYYRDTEEAAKDVLLIRPDATILDLAMGERIAAFIKLLKDTPATKEILILGLTERELSADDRIAGLIERLLIKDVLSSKELLSHLNEIELLHPRRAGLIDELTGLFNYRYLQLRLIQECSRAKRYKIPLVIVLLDIDHFSHYVSKKGIYYGNIVLKKIAELLKKNLRSSDVVCRAGEDTFAIILTNTLPEPAMQIAKRFLTMIREYPFIHGEIQPKGRITVSAGLAEFKGQSPEELLLLTERALRLAREKGRDRVEMV
- the sppA gene encoding signal peptide peptidase SppA; its protein translation is MRISLIMIFCLFLSSCIINISLWPEEEPLREQLIEGTGKAKILLIPLTGMIREDGRDSHVSLVKEMLQMAEKDPDIKGLILRIDSPGGTVNASDVIYHEIRRFRDKKKIPVYASIDGLGASGAYYIAMACDRVYATPSSITGGIGVIAMKFNIEKLMSKIGIQHEVVKSGDKKDSWSPFRPSSPEEKDIFQKIIDELHTRFLSVIQENRKELIKSEDLKTLADGRVYTAEQALKAKLIDKIGYMDDIIEDIKERGIKDIRLIRYYKPGTYRPTVYSESDINLSLNINKFPGQDYLRFLYLWIP
- a CDS encoding iron-sulfur cluster assembly accessory protein; the protein is MFTVSELAAEKIKEVLAAEGKSGWGLRIFRIDGGCCGPSYGMDIDEKAGEEDEVIEKNGLKVFMDRETFVTLGGMTLDFIDDGERQGFILSGSKAPSCNSGCSSCG